Proteins encoded together in one Olsenella timonensis window:
- a CDS encoding response regulator transcription factor, protein MRRLLVVEDDARLRDELCVLLRRNGYEAEALASFDDAAAQILAAAPDLVLLDLNLPGVDGTYVCREVRRASPVPIVVVTSRDNDMDELLTLSFGADDFIPKPYNDQVLLAHVATVLKRSYGEGAASAEISYAGVTLDTARCRVSFQGRAAELTKNELRILALLMRNAGAVVSRQRIQEELWASDEFVDDNTLTVNVSHLRATLAKIGVEGFVRTKRGMGYLVE, encoded by the coding sequence ATGCGACGACTGCTCGTGGTCGAGGACGACGCGCGCCTGCGCGACGAGCTCTGCGTGCTGCTCAGGCGCAACGGCTACGAGGCGGAGGCGCTCGCGAGCTTTGACGACGCTGCCGCGCAGATCCTGGCCGCCGCGCCCGACCTGGTGCTGCTGGACCTCAACCTGCCCGGCGTCGACGGCACCTACGTCTGCCGCGAGGTGCGCCGCGCGAGCCCCGTGCCCATCGTCGTGGTCACCTCCCGCGACAACGACATGGACGAGCTGCTGACGCTCTCCTTCGGCGCCGACGACTTCATCCCCAAGCCCTACAACGACCAGGTCCTTCTCGCCCACGTGGCGACGGTCCTCAAGCGCAGCTACGGCGAGGGGGCCGCCTCGGCGGAGATCAGCTACGCCGGCGTCACGCTCGACACGGCGCGCTGCCGCGTGAGCTTCCAGGGGCGCGCGGCCGAGCTCACCAAGAACGAGCTGAGGATCCTCGCCCTGCTCATGCGCAACGCCGGTGCGGTGGTGAGTCGCCAGCGCATCCAGGAGGAGCTGTGGGCCTCCGACGAGTTCGTCGACGACAACACGCTCACGGTGAACGTGAGCCACCTGCGCGCCACGCTCGCCAAGATCGGCGTCGAGGGCTTCGTGCGCACCAAGCGCGGCATGGGCTACCTGGTGGAATAG
- a CDS encoding HAMP domain-containing sensor histidine kinase: MGFGAYLADRLVPLAVRAVALAFAALVMTVYGLDGAAVVFVCGVLVLAATLALVLDWLHRRSFYLRLTDALDALDETYLATELTERPSSLEGQIFYDALDRESKAMRDRIAAARRRSREYREYVETWVHEIKTPIAAARLVARNNPSPATDSMDAELDQIEGYVEQALYYSRGTSLERDFQIRQVVLADVVRDALRHKARTLIGAHLAPELGELDLTVRADPKWLSFVIGQVLVNAAKYRGEKDGGVVRVWAERQETGLDAWETRLAIADDGIGIPDADVGRVFDKGFTGENGRRFARSTGMGLYLVRELCEKMGVSAWLESEQGVGTTVYLAFPDMVDRA, from the coding sequence GTGGGCTTTGGTGCCTACCTCGCGGACCGGCTGGTCCCGCTCGCCGTGCGCGCGGTCGCACTCGCGTTTGCCGCGCTGGTGATGACCGTCTACGGCCTGGACGGCGCGGCGGTGGTCTTTGTCTGCGGCGTGCTCGTGCTCGCGGCGACGCTGGCGCTCGTGCTGGACTGGCTGCACCGTCGTTCGTTCTACCTGCGGCTGACCGACGCGCTCGACGCCCTGGACGAGACCTACCTCGCCACCGAGCTCACCGAGCGCCCGTCGTCTCTGGAGGGCCAGATCTTCTACGACGCGCTCGACCGCGAGTCCAAGGCCATGCGCGACCGCATCGCCGCCGCGCGCCGCCGCTCGCGCGAGTACCGCGAGTACGTGGAGACCTGGGTCCACGAGATCAAGACGCCGATCGCCGCGGCCCGGCTCGTCGCCCGCAACAACCCATCGCCGGCCACGGACTCGATGGACGCCGAGCTGGACCAGATCGAGGGCTACGTCGAGCAGGCCCTCTACTACTCGCGCGGCACCTCGCTGGAGCGCGACTTCCAGATCCGCCAGGTCGTGCTCGCCGACGTGGTGCGCGACGCGCTGCGCCACAAGGCCCGCACGCTGATCGGCGCGCACCTGGCGCCCGAGCTGGGCGAGCTCGACCTCACGGTGCGCGCCGACCCCAAGTGGCTGTCGTTCGTGATCGGCCAGGTGCTCGTCAACGCGGCCAAGTACCGGGGCGAGAAGGACGGCGGGGTCGTGCGCGTCTGGGCCGAGCGCCAGGAGACGGGCCTCGACGCCTGGGAGACGCGGCTCGCCATCGCCGACGACGGAATCGGCATCCCGGACGCCGACGTCGGGCGCGTCTTTGACAAGGGCTTCACCGGCGAGAACGGCCGGCGCTTCGCCCGCTCCACCGGCATGGGTCTCTACCTCGTGCGCGAGCTCTGCGAGAAGATGGGC